Within the Clostridium scatologenes genome, the region CTTATGAAAACGCTCCTAAAGCTGGCGTATTTGCTTCCCGCTCTCCAGTTAGACCTAATCCTATTGCACTTACTACTGCAAAAATTATTGATTTTAATAAAAGCCTAAGACAAATTAAAGTAAGTACTCTGGATTGTTTTGACAATACACCTGTAATTGATATTTCACCTTACATACCATCAAATGATCGTATTTTAGATTGTAGGGTTCCAGAATGGCTTTCTCATTGGCCAGAATGGTTAGATGATTCAACTTTAGATTTTTCTCAAAGTAAGGTTGAATTGAAAACACCCCCTATTTTTAATTACATATATAAATATTCAAAATCAAATAATAAAACTGCAGATTTTTTTAAGGAAGATAAAAATAATATAATAAAGCAAAGTAATAAGATTATTATAAAAGGCGCAAGACAAAATAATCTAAAAAATGTAGATGTGATCATTCCATATAATAAGATAACTGTAATTACTGGAGTAAGTGGCAGTGGTAAATCCAGCCTTGCCTTTGATACTATCTTTGCTGAAAGCCAAAGGAGATTTATGGATAGCCTTTCTACCTCCCAGCGGTCACTTTATGAACAAATGGAAAAACCTGATTTTGATAAAATCTCTGGTCTGCCACCTGCAATTTCAATATCACAAAAAAATATTGTGCGAAATCCACGTTCTACAGTAGGGACAATTACAGACATATATGACTGCTTACGTACACTGTTTTCAATTATTGGTGTACGGCATTGTCCCAATTGTGGAAATGCAATACTCCCCTTAAATACAGATGAAATTATCCAAACACTCCTTAAGCTTGTTCCAGGCACCTTAATAAAAATAGAACCCTTTAAAGCTAATGCTCCTTGTTATAAATACTTATTGCCTAAAAAAAATACTTCAAATGATCTTTTATCAGACTACATAAAAGAAACTTTAAAAATAGGTAAAGGTGCAATTTATGTAACAATTAATAACAAGGATAAAATTTTATTTCAAACAACGCAAATGTGCTATCATTGTGACCATATACTATTTGAATTAACTCCATCTACCTTCAGCTTTAATAATGCTGAAAGCATGTGTCCTGTTTGCAATGGACTGGGTATCACCCAATTTAATTATATGTAATTCTAATTTATCAATACTTGATGGTGCTTCAAATTGGTGGGGAACTTTAAGAAAATTTAGGGACAGCCCAAACGCAAACTGGATGAAAGGAGAAATACTAGCACTAGCAGAGGATATGAGTATTGATTTAGAAAAGCCATGGATTAAACTTCCAGAAGATTTTAAACACCAAGCTCTTTGGGGATCTAATGGAAGAAAAGTCACTTTTACATACGAAAATAGAAATGGAAGAACTGGACGTATTACAAGACCAGTAGAAGGTGCTTGTAATTGTATTAAACGTATTGTTTCTTCTAATAACGGCGAGGCTTCCAAAAGAATTGCAAATGAATTTATGGAACAATACACTTGTAATTACTGTCATGGTGAACGTCTTGCAAAAGAAGGAAGAATGGTAGATATTACAGGTACTCGTTTTCCTGAAGCTGCATCAATGACAATAAGTGAATTAAAAGAATGGTTAGAAATTCTTTCATGCAAGTTATCAGATTTCCAATTATCTACATCATCTTCTATACTGAAAGAACTTCATAAAAAACTGTGTAATTATATTAAGATCGGCGTTTCCTATCTTAACTTAAATCGTTCTGTTACAACACTATCTGGTGGAGAATTGCAAAGATTAAAGCTTATAAAGCAATTAGAAAGCGGCATTAGCAATATACTTTATGTATTAGATGAACCTTCTACCGGACTTCATATAAAAGATCAGGAAAAACTCATAGAAATCATAAAAGAGCTAAGAGATTATGGTAACACAATAATCATTGTTGAACATAATTCCAATCTTATATCTATGGCAGATTATATTATAGATGTTGGCCCCCACGCCGGTACCTTTGGTGGTCAAATAGTAGCGCAAGATACTCCATTAAAAATTATGGAAAATGTTAATTCAGAAACAGGTAAATATCTTTCAGGTAAAAAACATGTATATATAGAAAAATCGCACATATCAGATGAATGTAGTTATGTTAAATTAACTGGTGTTAACTGCAATAATCTTAAAAATATCGATATTACTTTTCCTACTAGTTCAATCATCTGTATAACAGGAGTTAGTGGTTCAGGAAAAAGCAGCCTTGTTTCAAAGTGTTTATATCCTGCCATAGAAAACCGAATTCATGGAAAGAAAGATGTAAGCAGATATTGCCACAGCCTAAGTGGTGATGAGCATTTTGATAAAATTATATATGCAAATCAAAATGCTATTGGCCGTACTCCACGTTCAACTCCTGCCACTTATACTGGAATAATGGATGAAATAAGAAACATATTTGCATCTATAAAGATATCAAAAGAAAAAGGCTATAAAGCAAATAATTTCAGCTTTAACAGTAAGGAAGGTCAATGTGATACCTGCCATGGTGAAGGTAAAATATGCACGCCAGTATCATTTATGGCAGATATATGGTCCAAGTGTCCTGTTTGTGGAGGTAAAAGATATAAAAAAAATATCCTTGAAGTGAAATATAAAGATAAAAGTATTTACGATGTTCTTGAAATTAATGTAAACGAAGCTTTGGACTTTTTTATAGATCAACCTAAGTTAGTACATATTTTAAACATTATGTCTGAAGTTGGGCTTGGATATTTAAAGCTAGGACAAAATGCGGTTACCTTATCTGGAGGAGAAGCTCAAAGAATAAAACTAGCTAAAGAACTCAGCACAAATTCAACTGGAAGAACTCTTTATATACTTGATGAACCTACCGCCGGGCTGCACTTTTCCGATACTCAAAATCTTTTGATATTACTTGAAAAGATAAGAAATTCAGGAAATACCATATTAATCATTGAACACAACTTGGATGTAATTAAAAATTCTGATTGGATAATAGATCTAGGGCCAGAAGGTGGACTTAAAGGCGGTTATGTTATTGCTCAAGGTACTCCCACGCAAGTATCTAAAGTAAAAGAAAGTTATACAGGCAATTTGCTAAGCCACTGCAAGCATTGATACTAACTTAACTTTCGCAGTTTAAGCATATTGCGACGTAAGGGTGCAGTGGAAGTTTGAATTTCAACTTTTATTCCATGATATATTATAAGGGTGTACTCACGGCTAAATGTTTTAATTATTCTAAAGCTCGAAATTTTTGAAAACCTAAGAACTTTGTCAAACTCGATTCCCTCAAACAGGACTAAAGTTCTAAGGCTTTCAAAAATTTTAAGCTAAGAATAATACTAAAACAATTTAGCTAATGTGAGTACACCCTTATAATATATCACTGCATAAAAGTTGAAATTCAAACTAGCAAATTCAAGTGTACGCACTTAATTGCATTGTTATAGGTAATTTTATAAGCCACAATCATATTTATAACACATAAAATTAAGGCGGAACATGCTGTTAGTCTAATATATTTAATTTAAAAGTCAGTTGCTTTTTATTTAGAGCCATATCAGAAAGTAATATATACGTAATGCACTAAGAAGTAACTTTCAACTGTATGGAGACTGATATATGCTGTGAAGGAAGATGCGAACAAATTTTAGAAGTTCTTTGCTTGAGATATTGAAAAATTTCGTAATTTTTGCCAGGACGGCAAAAGCTCCGAAAGCGACAGGACGTCGCATTTGAGGAGGTAGAAATTTTTCAATATCTCAAGCATTAGAACTTCTTAATGAAGTGAGTTTTCCTTCACAGCATATATCAGCCGGAATACAGTTGAAAGTTACTTCGCTTTACATACGCTTGAGTCGCATTATGTTTAAGTAGAGTAATTAATACTAAAAATACTTATTCATCTTCATTATTTTCTTCTATTTCAATTCCAGCTAACTTCATTAAATATAAAGCATTTCTTGTAGGTGAAATTCCAGACTTCAATTTATAATCAAAATAAATTTTATTATCTCTATAGTATTCAGAAAAATGGTAGTTTTTAATTTTGGAATCTTTATCATTTGCCATTTCACCTAGTTCCAAGTCATGAGTGGATATAAATCCAAGATTTCCAGTTCTACTTAATTGCTTTACTAAAATCATAGCTCCAGTATGTCTATCTTTTGAATTAGTTCCCTTAAAAATTTCATCTAATAAAAATAATACTTTTTTACCTTCCTTTGAGGCCTCAACAATATTTTTAATTTTTAGTATTTCTGCATAAAAGGAAGATATACTTTGACCTAAATTATCGCTTGTTCTCATACAACTATAGAGATCCATAATAGTACAGCAAAATTCATCTGCACATACAGGAGCTCCAGCATACGCCAATATAATATTAATTCCTACAGTCCTCATAAATGTACTTTTCCCTGACATATTAGAACCTGTTATAAGTGCAACTTGATATGGTTCTTCTATATTTAAATTATTACATACTCTTTTTTCTCCTAAAAGCGGATGACCCATATTTTTTGCTGTAATCATCGATGCTCCAGCTACAATCTTAGGCATGCTCCAATGTGGATTATCATATTTAATATTTGCAATACTGCATAATGCTTCTAGTTCCCCTATTATAACAAGCCACTTTTCAAAGTCATCACCTGCTTTTATCTTCCATTTTTCAATAGAAATAGTCCAGTGATATTCTAACATGAGAATTGAATTTAAAATAGGATATAATGTATTACGTCTACTTACTATAGATTCACAAATCTTAGAAAAAGTATCTATTTGTTTATATGCGCTTTTGGCATCATTGTCATAAAGTGTTTTACACAAATCTATAATGTACTTTGACTTAAATTTATGCTTTTCTATATGCTTGAGCATATTTCTATATGTTTTTATACTATAATTATATTTCTCTGCAATAATTAAGTTCTTCATCCTATCTTCTCTTTTTATCCTTAAAATAACACATTGAACAAGGATGAAAAAAATAGGAATATAGTATGGAATTATGTAAAATATTTTTGGTGCACTTGTACTAGTGTCCAGTAAAACTGCTATGACATAATCAATTATTCTAACTATTAATGTTAAACTGGTTATTCCAGTCACTATTGAAAGAACTCTTAAAATCCAAATTATTTTATTTTTTAATATATAGTCATTTTTTTCTTTTATCCATGCAAAAAGCTCTTTGGTATCTTGTTTATCATTACAAATTATTTTTGCTTCTGCCTCAAGCCTCTGTCTAAAGTGTATTTTAGCTCCCAGTTCTGTAACTGCACACTGTCTATCATGTATAATCTGTTCATTTTCAGGTTTTTTTGTTAATATTTCTTTCAATCTTTGTCTTCCAACGTAAGTGCGGCATGTATTTATCCATTGAAACAAAGAAACTTTTCCAAAAATATCAAGATCATATGAATAATTATGGTTTTCATCTACAAATTCTTCTCCAGTATCCTGAAAATCTTTCCAATGTCCCTTTAGTCTTTTTATTGAAGTTTCATTTATTCCCTTAAGTGCAGCTATGTATTTCTTTTCATTTTCTATATTTTTATGTAAGTGAGCTAGATAACAAAGCAAAATAATCATAACTAAGACTACAGAATCAAATATTAAATAAAATTTTAAGGTATACATTCTTATTAAAATTACAAATCCCAATATAAAAACAGCAAGCCTTAAATTACTTAGACTATTCATACGTTTCTCTTGTTTTTTTAATAATAAATTATATTTAGTTTTTCTTTTTTCATATTCCTTTAATGCTACTATCAACTTACTCCTCCTATCTAAATGGTTTTCAAATAAAATATGTCAATTCTAAACCAAAGTAAATCATTCCCAAATATAATAATACATCATATAAAATATATAACTCAAGTATTTTAAAGTAAAGAACGTATATAGATTTACATGATCCATATACGTTCTTGAAATTTAAGTTAAATACAATTTTTAACCTTGAAACACACAACTGACATCTTAATTCAACACTTACATATACCTTATTTAATTAAATTGCATATATCATTTGCAAATTGAACTGGATCTTCTATTGAAAGACCTTCAATCAATAATGCTTGATTATATAAAATATTTGAATACATTTTTACTTTATCTTTATCTTCTTCAAATGCCTTTTTAATAGCATCAAACATTTCATGATTTGTATTTATTTCTAAAATCTTATCAGCTTTAAGATTTGGATTATTTGGCATCATGTTAAGCACTTTTTCCATTTCAATAGAAAGTTCACCTTCGTTTGCAAGACAAACTGGATGAGTTTTCAATCTCTTTGACGCTCTAACTTCTTTAACTTTTCCACTTAAAGCTTCCTTCATGAAATCAAATAAATCTTTATTTTCTTGTGTTTCTTTTTCATTTTCTTTTTCATCAGATTCAATACCTAAGTCTTTACTTGAAACAGATTTAAACTCTTTTTCTTTATATTTCATAAGTATTTTAATTGCAAATTCATCAATATCATCAGTAAAGTATAATATTTCAAAGCCTTTATCTTTGATTAACTCAGTTTGTGGCAGTCTTTCAATCTTTTCTACACTTTCACCAGTTGCATAATATATGAATTTTTGATCTTCCTTCATACGTGAAATGTACTCATCAAGACTTACAAGTTTTTTCTCTGTTGAAGAATAGAACATTAATAAATCTTGAAGTACTTCCTTATTAGTTCCAAAGTCAGAATAAACACCATATTTAAGCTGTCTTCCAAAGCTCTTAAAGAATTCATCATACTTTTCACGATCATTTTTAAGCATTAATGAAAGTTCACTCTTTATTTTATCTTTTACTTTCTTTGCAATAAATTTAAGTTGTCTATCCTGCTGCAAAAGCTCTCTTGAAATGTTAAGAGAAATATCAGCAGAATCAACTAAACCTTGAACAAAGCTGAAGTAATCTGGCAATAAATCTGAGCACTTTTCCATTATTAAAACACCATTAGAATAAAGCTCTAAACCTTTTTCAAATTCCTTTGTATAGAAATCATAAGGTGCTTTAGCTGGAATGAATAATAAAGCATTATAGCTTGCCAATCCTTCAACACTAGTATGAATTGATTTTAAAGGTTTTTCATAACCAAAATGCTTATCCATATAGAATTGGTCATAATCTTCTTGTTTTAATTCATTTTTATTTTTTCTCCAAATTGGAACCATGCTATTTAAAGTTTCATCTTCATAATAATCTTCATACTCTTTTTTACCGTCTTCTGCTTCGCTGCCTTCCTTTTCCTTACTCTTTTTCACCATCATTTTGATTGGATATTTGATAAAATCAGAGTACTTCTTAATTAAAGTTTTCAATCTATATTCATCTAGAAATTCCTCATATTTTTCATCCTCAGTATTTGCTTTTATCTTTAATATAATTTCAGTTCCAACTATTTCTTTATCTATAGGTTCAATATCATAACCTTCTACGCCTTTTGATTCCCACTTATAAGCTTCATCTGAATCTATAGAACGACTTATAACAGTAACTACATCTGATACCATGAAAGCTGAATAAAATCCAACTCCAAATTGACCTATGATATCCACGCCTTCTTTTTCCTCATTTTCATTTTTAAACGCTAAAGAACCACTTTTAGCAATAGTTCCAAGGTTATTTTCAAGTTCATCCTTTGTCATCCCTATACCTGTATCTGTAATAGTAAGAGTTCTATTCTCCTTATCTGCTGTAATCCTAATATAAAAATCTTCTTTATTGAAGCTTATATTGCTGTCAACAAGCGAACGATAATAACTTTTATCAATTGCGTCACTTGCATTTGATATAAGTTCCCTCAAAAATATTTCTTTGTTTGTATAAATTGAGTTAATCATTAATTCAAGTAGTCTTTGAGATTCTGCTCTAAATTGTTTTGTAGCCATTTATATCATTTCCCTTCATTGAAATTTTTTAACATATTAAAACCACACCTATAAAGTAGGTGCGGTTATTTTTAAATTAATCAAGCCACTTTCCTACTCTCAATCCTTATAGATTTCAAAAAGATTCACATAAACTCATTGAAATTATCCACTAAACAATCTTTACTGATTAAGAACATATATTGTAAATTCGTGATTTTATAATTTTTATTTTATCAATATGTATTTTTAAATTATTTTTGTTAGCACTCATCGTTATTGAGTGCTAACTATATTTTAGCAATTATATTTTTTTTGTCAATATGTTCTTTAAATTTAATTTAAAATGCATTGTTTTTTTCAAGCTACCTAGAAATTTTGGCTAATATTAAGTTCTAATATAGGAATTTTGGAACTTTTTTGATGAAAATGACCCATATTATTGAAAAATAAAAGACATTTCCAGTTTTCTCAACTATTATTTAAACATAGTATGTAAATATTATGTTTTAAAAATGAACTTTTTTCACATCTTAATACTCTTATATATAGAATCGAGGTGCTAAATGGATATAAATATATTAGTAAAAAGAGCAAAACAAGGTAATAAAGAAGCTCTAGTGCAACTTATAATGGCACAGAAAGAGGATTTTTATAAATTAGCTTATTTATATATGAAAAACGAACATGATGCCTTAGATGCTATGCAGGACACTATTGTAATCTTATATGAAAATATACACAAATTAAAAAATGCTGATGCTTTTTACAGCTGGAGTAAAACTATTCTGGTAAACTGTTGCAAAAAACTTTTAAAACAAAATAAAAAAACACTTTCTCTTGATAGTATTAAAGAAGATTTTTCTGAAGAAAGCTTTGGTAAAAAGGATGAACAAATTGTACTCCAAAAACACCTATCAAGTTTAAAAGAAAAATATCAAGAAGTATTAAAGCTTCATTACTTTTTGGATTTAGACAATGAAACTATATCAAAAATGATCAATATACCAGTTGGAACAGTAAAATCTCGTATATTTAATGGCTTAAAAAAACTTAAAGAAAGCCTCGGAGGTGATGAATAGTGAATGATACAGAAAAGCTATTAAAAGAAACTAAATTAAACTTTGATAAATTAGAAACTCCAGAAGCTCTAGAAGCTAAATTGAGAATTGCACTTAAAGATATTAAACCTAAAAATAATAAAATTTCAAAAATAAAAATTGCTTCTATATTCATTTGTTTAATATTAGCAATCTATAATTTTAACACTTTAGCTTATTATTCTGAAAAAATTACGGGTTATGATAAAGTTATGGATACAAATTTAAAAAAACTTAATGAATTAGGCAAAGGGCAGACTATAAATAAAAGTTTTACTTTTAAAAGCGGATCAATTTTTACCCTAGATGGCATAATGGTTGACGATAATAAACTCCTAACTTTTTATACAATAAAAAATTCTAAAGGAAATGTTGAAAATACAGACATAAAATTAGAAATAAGTGGAATTTTCGGAAGCCATTTATTTACTAATTCTTATGGAACTCTTAATGATGCCAAAACAGAAATGAAATTTACTGCAAATTTTAATCCTCCTTCAATGCTTGATAACAATTTAACATTAAATGTAATTTCTAAAGAAAATAATGAAACTGGACAAATTTCATTTGCACTAGACAAAAATAAAGCTATGGGACACAATATAAAAAAATTTCTAAATAGAACTATAGAAACAAAAGACTCTAGCCTCCATCTGCAATATATTTCTGCTTCTCCTACCACTACAGTAATTAAAGGAAGCATATCTAATATATTAGAAATAGCACTTAATAAAATCAAAGGTATAACCTTTTCACCAAGTAATTTAGATATAAAACTCATTGCTGATGGAAAAGTTGTTGAAAATCAGGCAGCAGAACTAAGTTCAAATATTACTGGAGTTACTTTTAAGTATAATTTTCAGCCTTTACCTGCTAATTTTAAAAAGCTTCAAATTAAGTTTTCAAGCTTAACCTCTGAGCACATTATAAATAAAAATTTTAAGTTAAAAAAAGAACTAAAAAATCAAAATATCAACATTGAAAATAGAAATATTAAAATAGATAAAATATATGAGGCTAATGGAAATACCTATATTACAATTTCTACAGAACAAGATATAATTCTAACAAAAGTAAATATGACTATAGATGGAAAAAATCTTCCTCTTAATAAGACTAATAAAGAAAATGGTAATAAAGATTCTTATACTAGAACACTAGAATTTATAGGAACAGGTAGTAACCTAGAATTAAATATCCAACGTATGATTTACAAAACAAGTTATAATAGAACTATAGATATAATTTCAAATTAAGCAATAAGTATCACTAATTTTAGAGGGGTTGTGGCATTAAGAAATTTACATACAATATACTGTAGTATTTATTCTTAGTATAACATCCCCTTTTCCCATGCTTTTGCCAATATATACATCTTTAATTTAAACCATCATAAATAAGCTAAACAATAAATAAAACACTTTTTTCAATTATTTTTATATTTTTCTAATCTGTTTTTTTATTCTATCTATAAACATTAAAGGTATTGTTGCTGCCACAACAATTAAAGTTAACATAAATACATCATCTATTGCATTCATATAGGATTCTGTATGTACGTATTTGTAAGCGAAATACAATACGCCTGTCTTAGCATTTGCCACTACTGAACCTTTTTGCAATATATAACTTTGAACAGTATTCGTAAAATTTGAAGTTACAGGGTTAAAAGGTGTTAATTGTTCTGCTAATCTATAGTAGTGTAAACTCTGTCTGTTTTGTAAAAATACTGTAAGTATAGTTGTGCTTAGTGAACCTGCTACCTGTTTTACTGTATTTTGAAGAGCTGAAGCTCTACTTATAAGTTCCGGCGGTACCTGTTCCATACTCATAGTAGTGGCAGGCATCATGCATAATCCTACACTAGCTCCTCTTATAAACAATAAAAATTTAAGTGTTGAATTACTCATATCTGTACTTAAAAAATATAATTCATAAGTTGATATAATCATTAACACTATACCTACAATAATAAAGGGTTTACCCCCTATTTTATCTGACATTTTCCCAGCTATAGGCATAGTAAGTCCTGAACCTATTGCATAGTACAACATAATAATACCTGACTGCATAGCATTAAGTCCGGATAGATTTTGCAAAAACAATGGTATAAATACAAGCACCCCATACATGCCAAATACTATTACGTTAATTAAAATTGTATTAACTGAATAGGGAAATATTTTTAGCACTCTTAACTCCAATAAAATCTAACTTTTTGTCACTTTTTTTTACATCTTCCTTTAATATTGCTACAGCAAGAATTGTTCCTATAATACCAATAGGTACATTAATGTTAAAAATCAAATTCCAGCTTAAATATTGAACTATATATCCTCCTAAGGTTGGTCCAATAGCAGGCGCTACCATTATTGATATACCATATATGCCAGCTGCTAATCCAATTTTTTCTTTTGGAATTACTTTATAAAGTGTAGACATGCCAACAGGCATAATCATACCTCCACCTATAGCTTGCAAAATTCTTGCAAATATTAGTACATCTATACTCCAGGATATTCCGCACAAAAATGAACCTATGGTGAACACTACTATTGCAAATACATATACTTTCTTATAGCCTAAAACCTCTTCTAAATATCCTGTTAAAGGTATAACAGCTCCTGCCGCAAGCATATAGCCAGTTAAAACCCATCTACCAGTATCTAAAGAAGTAGAAAAAATAGACATTATTTTTGGCAATGCTATATTTACAATACTAGTATCAAGAAATGCCATAAAGGTTCCTATAATAATTACCATTAAACAAAGCCATTTATAAGAAGCTGCTTCTTTCTCTTCCACTTACAATCACCCACTTTTTTAATATTATCTATATCTTCTCACATACAAAACTTTCACTTAATATAAGCAACTTTTTCAGAGGACAATGAAATTTTTTTATATTACAAAAGTGAAATTAATTATTTTACATGAATCCTTACCACTGCATTAATTCCAGGTAATAATTTAACTTTTCCATAACTATTTAATTTGATTTTTACAGTTACCTTTTGAACAACCTTAGTAAAGTTAGCACTTGTAGATGTTGGCAGTAATGAAAATTCAGAAGCTGAAGCTTCACCAATAGACTGTACTACTCCAGTAAATTTTTTATCTTTATATTTATCTATTGAAACATCTACCTTTTCACCTTCTCTTAATTTAGTTAGCTTTGTTTCTTCTATATTTGCTGTAATATAAACTTTATCTGGATCTACTACATACGCAAGCACCTGACCAGCAGTTATTATTTCACCTACATTTACTGTTTTTTTTATGATTGTACCTTTTATAGGTGCACGCAAAACATAAGTATCTAAATTAGAATCAGGTTGTCCAGCTAATTCCTGCTGACCAACTATTTGTTCTTTATCCACCATAGTTCCTTCTTCTCCATCAAATTCCAAAAGTTTACCAGATACTTGAGAACTTATCTTATATAAATCTCCATCTACCTTTGCATCCTCCGTGGAAACAAAATATGTACTATTATACCAATAATATATACCAATACTTACCATACATATAACCATTATAAGTAGCATGCCAATTATTATAATTTTTCTTTTTGATTTCATAATATTCACCTTCTTTTACTTACTAAAACCTATTTGGGCAATCATGCCTGTTTTTAAAATATGACTTTCATCTTTTACTGTAACTCTCATTACATTTTTATTATTAGAATTCATCATTATTTACTACAGTAATTAAATTAGCCCCTGTAGCAGCAATTTCTCCTTCATGTATATTACAGATACTTACTACACCTGATATAGGAGATTTAATTACCCCATTGCTTAATTGAGTTTTATAAGAATCTACTAAAGTTTGTGCCTCTTTCACTGATGCTTGAGATACAACTATATCCTGCTGTGTTGAACCATTTTTTAACTTGCTCAAATTTTCATTATCGGAAGTCAATGTATTTTTAGCTGCAGTTAAAGCTGTCTCTACCTGTTCCATATTTTGTTTTGTATCATATCCTTTATCATAAAGCTGCTTTACACGATTATAATTACTTTGAATATTTTGAAGGGCTTTGTCATCACTAGCCATCTTAGCTTCTGATATAGCAATATCTTCAGGTCTAGCTGCACTTTCAACCTTGCTTAAACCAGCTTTTGCAGTGTTTACTTTTGCTTCTGCCTGTTTTACTTGATTATCTAAATCTGTAGTATCTAAATAAATAATTGCATCTCCTGCATTAACCTTACTTTCCACATCTACAGCAACCTTTGAAACCTTAGTAGGTGTAATTTTAGAAGCTAAATTTATTGAATCATTAGACTGAATTTTTCCTACAAAAATAAATACCTCTCTTGGAGCTGCTTGAGCTTTATAATTTTCACTTACTTCTGTCTTTGCACTACTACAGCCACCCAATAATAAAGAAAATACTAAAATCATTTTAGGTGATGAAAATGGATAGAAAAATACGAATACCTCGTCAAAAGAGGTCCATTGAAAAGAAAAATAAAATTATTGATGCTGCTTATAAAATATTTAATGAAAAAGGATATAATAATACAACTACTGTGGATATAGCAAAAGAAGCAGGCATTGCTACAGGTTCTGTATATGCCTACTTTGAAGATAAGAAAGATATATTTATTCAAGCTTTGCACAAATACAGCAATATTATGCAAGAACTTGTGCTTAACAAATTTAATCAGATACCAATTGAAGAAGATTTATTAAGTGTAATTAAACAAGTTATCAACATATTAATTGAATCCCACGATTTATCTAAAAATCTTCATAATGAAATTATGGCTTTAAGTTTTTTGGATGAAGATATAAAAAATCATTTTAAAAATCAACATGAGCAAATAACAATTAGAATATTTCAGCAACTAGAAGAAAGAAATATTATCATTAATAACCAAAA harbors:
- a CDS encoding TrmO family methyltransferase domain-containing protein codes for the protein MNDKNYYNLFPIGKVTKQNDKNVISIYKNYSSGLKFLSLFSHAIIFYSKIRKPDVPFSHKIIKITNVDEKSGIILFYSNPCFSEGDFIYDIKPYFPCEDRVKDCSAPKEFTNLENEKAQHNITSEELSILSNKIQSIGSIKKLQGEFIIQLFDDNSLFEKFESYSHIKIFWWFNNFDKDKYRRITQCQPPYENAPKAGVFASRSPVRPNPIALTTAKIIDFNKSLRQIKVSTLDCFDNTPVIDISPYIPSNDRILDCRVPEWLSHWPEWLDDSTLDFSQSKVELKTPPIFNYIYKYSKSNNKTADFFKEDKNNIIKQSNKIIIKGARQNNLKNVDVIIPYNKITVITGVSGSGKSSLAFDTIFAESQRRFMDSLSTSQRSLYEQMEKPDFDKISGLPPAISISQKNIVRNPRSTVGTITDIYDCLRTLFSIIGVRHCPNCGNAILPLNTDEIIQTLLKLVPGTLIKIEPFKANAPCYKYLLPKKNTSNDLLSDYIKETLKIGKGAIYVTINNKDKILFQTTQMCYHCDHILFELTPSTFSFNNAESMCPVCNGLGITQFNYM
- the uvrA gene encoding excinuclease ABC subunit UvrA, translated to MDWVSPNLIICNSNLSILDGASNWWGTLRKFRDSPNANWMKGEILALAEDMSIDLEKPWIKLPEDFKHQALWGSNGRKVTFTYENRNGRTGRITRPVEGACNCIKRIVSSNNGEASKRIANEFMEQYTCNYCHGERLAKEGRMVDITGTRFPEAASMTISELKEWLEILSCKLSDFQLSTSSSILKELHKKLCNYIKIGVSYLNLNRSVTTLSGGELQRLKLIKQLESGISNILYVLDEPSTGLHIKDQEKLIEIIKELRDYGNTIIIVEHNSNLISMADYIIDVGPHAGTFGGQIVAQDTPLKIMENVNSETGKYLSGKKHVYIEKSHISDECSYVKLTGVNCNNLKNIDITFPTSSIICITGVSGSGKSSLVSKCLYPAIENRIHGKKDVSRYCHSLSGDEHFDKIIYANQNAIGRTPRSTPATYTGIMDEIRNIFASIKISKEKGYKANNFSFNSKEGQCDTCHGEGKICTPVSFMADIWSKCPVCGGKRYKKNILEVKYKDKSIYDVLEINVNEALDFFIDQPKLVHILNIMSEVGLGYLKLGQNAVTLSGGEAQRIKLAKELSTNSTGRTLYILDEPTAGLHFSDTQNLLILLEKIRNSGNTILIIEHNLDVIKNSDWIIDLGPEGGLKGGYVIAQGTPTQVSKVKESYTGNLLSHCKH
- a CDS encoding MutS family DNA mismatch repair protein, which codes for MIVALKEYEKRKTKYNLLLKKQEKRMNSLSNLRLAVFILGFVILIRMYTLKFYLIFDSVVLVMIILLCYLAHLHKNIENEKKYIAALKGINETSIKRLKGHWKDFQDTGEEFVDENHNYSYDLDIFGKVSLFQWINTCRTYVGRQRLKEILTKKPENEQIIHDRQCAVTELGAKIHFRQRLEAEAKIICNDKQDTKELFAWIKEKNDYILKNKIIWILRVLSIVTGITSLTLIVRIIDYVIAVLLDTSTSAPKIFYIIPYYIPIFFILVQCVILRIKREDRMKNLIIAEKYNYSIKTYRNMLKHIEKHKFKSKYIIDLCKTLYDNDAKSAYKQIDTFSKICESIVSRRNTLYPILNSILMLEYHWTISIEKWKIKAGDDFEKWLVIIGELEALCSIANIKYDNPHWSMPKIVAGASMITAKNMGHPLLGEKRVCNNLNIEEPYQVALITGSNMSGKSTFMRTVGINIILAYAGAPVCADEFCCTIMDLYSCMRTSDNLGQSISSFYAEILKIKNIVEASKEGKKVLFLLDEIFKGTNSKDRHTGAMILVKQLSRTGNLGFISTHDLELGEMANDKDSKIKNYHFSEYYRDNKIYFDYKLKSGISPTRNALYLMKLAGIEIEENNEDE